The nucleotide window ATATGTGAATAATAAATCGAATATAGCAAATAAAAACAACATTTTGTATATTATAATTAATTACGCCCTATACCCAAACGCTCACTTAAATTAAAAATCAGCCTGTTATGTTTTATTTGCTAATTTAACATTTAGTTGTACTACATTTTTATTTCCTCAAAAAGGTACTATATTTGCAACCCATTTCCTTTTTTTAAAGGAGGTGTTTGAAACACGTCATTTGATCCAAAAAATTATGCATAAAGCAGGCTTTGTAAATATTGTAGGGAACCCCAATGTAGGCAAATCAACATTAATGAATGCACTGGTGGGAGAACGCATCTCTATCATCACCTCCAAAGCACAGACAACCCGCCATCGCATAATGGGAATTGTAAATGGCGAAGATTTTCAAATTGTATATTCTGACACCCCTGGTGTTTTAAAACCGCACTACAAACTTCAAAAATCAATGCTGGGATTTTCCCAGTCAGCATTGACTGATGCTGATATACTGCTTTACGTCACAGACGTAATAGACTCGAGTGATAAAAATGCTGATTTTATCGAGATGGTAAAGCAGCATGCAGGCGATTATAAGATCATTTTGGTAGTCAACAAAATTGACTTGGTAGACGAAACTAAGCTTATTGAGATTGTTGACAGCTGGCATACAATTTTACCTGAAGCAGAAGTAATTCCAATTTCTGCCACTCAGAAGTTCAACATCGATCCGTTGTTAAAACGCATCAAAGAATTATTGCCAGATTCGCCTCCATTTTTTGATAAAGACGCTTTAACGGACAAACCGGAGCGCTTTTTTGTAACAGAAATAATCCGAGAGAAAATCCTTTTGAACTACGACAAAGAAATTCCTTACTCTGTCGAAGTCGTAGTCGAACAATTTAAAGAGGAAACCAAATTAATTCGTATCAATGCTGTAATTTATGCCGAAAGAGATTCGCAAAAGGGAATTCTGATTGGACATCAGGGAAAATCCCTCCGCAAAGTCGGCATGGAGGCCAGAAAAGATATCGAAGCTTTTTTTGGTAAGCAAGTATATCTTGAACTATTTATTAAAGTAGAAAAAGACTGGAGAAACCGTGAAACTAAATTACGGAATTTCGGATACCATATCTCCGATTGATCTTTTTCTTTCATCAACGATGACATCCTAAGAACAGGATGTTCTTTCTCTGTCGATCTGACAATGTTGTGCATGCTCGCAACCACTTCCAGGTCAATTTCAATCTAAAGAGGACTTTACACCAACTCTGAACGAGAGCGTTTATTCTACGCCCTGTTTCGAGCCGTGTATGGTCTTGTAGGAATCATACACTCTTACGAGATCTGCACTTTACACTTAATCAACTGTAAGGCTGTAACTTAACTCTATATAGATGAACAAATTCATTTGTTCCATTGTCATTGTTCTGTTGTGTTTTCTGAATCAAAACTTGTTCGCAAAAACTAATAATTGCGACAATCTTAGTTTTGAGAGAGGAGATTTCACAAACTGGACAGGGAAGACCTGGCTCCATTTCTACACAGAAATTCTCAATCCGGCAACCGGGATTGAGCCAGGACGACATACAATCATGTCTGATACTACAGCTTACGACAAAAATACTGGAGGAAAACTCAAACTGATTCCCCCGGGATATAAATATGCTGCACGCTTGGGCGATTCGATCAGCGGATGCCTTTCTCAGAGTCTTTCCTACACACTGACAGTCGATTCTACCAACGCACTTTTTATCTGGAAATTTGCAGTGGTGCTACAAGATCCGCTACATGACCACCTATCCGACGAACAACCCCGCTTCAAAATAACGCTGGAAGATCAGGACGGAAATATCATATCGTCCTGCAGTCAGTATGACGTCAATGCGGCTGAACACATCCCCGGATTTCAGACCTATTATCCTGAAGGATTTTCACGCGATTCTGACAATGTCACGATGATTGTCTGGCGAGACTGGACTACAGCAGCCGCAAACCTCATGCCATTTTACGGCAAGAAGGTAACCCTCACTTTCACCTCTGAAGACTGCACCAAACAAGGACATTTTGGTTATGCCTATTTCGTAGCCGAATGCCACCCTATGATAATATCCGTCAATTATTGCAAAGACGACACGGATGCCCGCCTCGAAGCTCCGGAAGGGTTTTCCGATTATGTATGGACACCGGGCAACATAAAAGGCCGGGTTCTCACAGTAAATAATGCCACACTTGGAAATCAATACAACTGTTCTTTCAACTCCGTTATGGGTTGTCAGGTTGAGCTTTCCGCCTCAATAGTCAGGACAACACCAAACGCATCCTTCAAATGTTCATTGCTTGATGCTCAAAAAAGAACATACAAATTCATCAACACCTCTACTACGAGTAACGGAACGATCTCTGACTTCTCTTGGAATTTTGGAGACGGAACTTCATCAACAGAGCTGAGTCCCACCCATACATACATATCTTCAGGCATACACCATGTGACGTTAGAAATCGTATCATCGCCTTCCGGATGCA belongs to Paludibacter jiangxiensis and includes:
- the era gene encoding GTPase Era; its protein translation is MHKAGFVNIVGNPNVGKSTLMNALVGERISIITSKAQTTRHRIMGIVNGEDFQIVYSDTPGVLKPHYKLQKSMLGFSQSALTDADILLYVTDVIDSSDKNADFIEMVKQHAGDYKIILVVNKIDLVDETKLIEIVDSWHTILPEAEVIPISATQKFNIDPLLKRIKELLPDSPPFFDKDALTDKPERFFVTEIIREKILLNYDKEIPYSVEVVVEQFKEETKLIRINAVIYAERDSQKGILIGHQGKSLRKVGMEARKDIEAFFGKQVYLELFIKVEKDWRNRETKLRNFGYHISD